One window of the Thermoanaerobacterales bacterium genome contains the following:
- a CDS encoding ABC transporter substrate-binding protein: MDEVGGKPAVREKLMAMLRGKGSGRAELFTEKLTLDTLPVACVRWDGSVGLLQVGKIEHSMEGCACPMGMVARAFLNYLVTADLEKKQPTGRPYILAHPELKDLPAIGPGGPNSTPDAEKLVAVKPDVIFASYLVDRVKADDLQAKTNIPVVVLSYGQLATFDEELYQSLMLIGKVIGQESRAREVVDFIKRCQADLHERTKDVPEEKKPTVYVGALGMKGTHGIESTQGQYPPFIAVNARNVVDETGKKGSVMIDREKLLSWNPEIIFIDEGGYSMVRDDYRKNQQFYRSLTAVKKGNLYGQIPYNYYTTNIDTALADAYYAGKVIYPECFADVDPAKKADDIYTFLLGTPVYARMAQDFGGFKRLTLD, from the coding sequence GGAAGCGGACGGGCGGAGTTGTTCACAGAAAAACTGACTTTGGACACCTTGCCCGTGGCCTGTGTGCGTTGGGACGGCTCCGTAGGCCTGCTGCAGGTGGGAAAGATCGAGCACAGCATGGAGGGGTGCGCCTGCCCGATGGGTATGGTGGCGCGGGCCTTTCTGAACTATCTGGTGACGGCAGACCTGGAAAAGAAGCAGCCGACCGGTCGGCCGTATATACTGGCCCACCCGGAGCTGAAGGACCTCCCCGCCATCGGGCCGGGCGGACCCAATTCGACCCCCGACGCCGAAAAGCTGGTTGCGGTGAAGCCGGACGTCATTTTTGCGAGCTACCTCGTGGACAGGGTCAAGGCGGACGATCTCCAGGCGAAGACGAACATTCCGGTGGTTGTGCTGAGTTATGGTCAACTGGCGACCTTCGACGAAGAACTTTACCAATCCCTTATGCTCATCGGGAAGGTTATTGGACAGGAGAGCAGGGCGCGCGAAGTGGTGGATTTCATCAAGCGGTGCCAGGCGGATCTCCACGAGCGTACGAAAGATGTCCCGGAAGAGAAAAAGCCGACGGTATATGTGGGTGCGCTGGGGATGAAAGGAACGCACGGCATCGAGAGCACCCAGGGGCAGTACCCGCCCTTCATCGCCGTCAACGCCAGGAATGTGGTTGACGAAACCGGGAAGAAGGGCAGTGTCATGATCGACCGGGAGAAGCTTCTGAGCTGGAATCCGGAGATCATCTTCATCGACGAGGGCGGCTACAGCATGGTCAGGGACGATTACCGAAAGAACCAGCAGTTTTATCGGTCATTGACGGCGGTGAAGAAAGGGAACCTCTACGGGCAGATCCCGTATAACTATTACACGACCAACATCGATACGGCGCTGGCCGACGCCTATTACGCCGGCAAGGTCATCTATCCCGAGTGCTTCGCGGATGTGGATCCGGCGAAAAAAGCAGACGATATTTATACGTTCCTGCTGGGCACGCCGGTCTATGCACGGATGGCGCAGGATTTCGGGGGCTTTAAGCGACTGACTCTTGATTAA